A single Paenibacillus sp. FSL R5-0517 DNA region contains:
- a CDS encoding CbiX/SirB N-terminal domain-containing protein, with protein MKKPGVLIISHGSQEQTWVESVDDAISRLNLPIPLPVEAGFLELVEGRLIQDGIDRLEAQGVTDILVVPLFVSSGSTHVDEIEYAIGAKETPDRETDLEPFHVKARVHFGYPVDNDPDIAVMVWDKVKSLSQQPEQETILLVGHGSIHDGFRERWEAGISSLAELVQEVSGVAHTDYALLNPESVYDKVKYWSEERGNRVIVAPLFLSAGYFTRNVIPDRLKELDYEYSGETLLPHPLLGQWLERQIQILLERCNEVGASS; from the coding sequence ATGAAGAAGCCGGGCGTACTCATCATCAGTCACGGTTCACAGGAGCAGACCTGGGTGGAATCCGTCGATGACGCGATCTCCCGGTTGAATCTGCCTATTCCATTGCCAGTTGAAGCTGGTTTTCTTGAACTAGTGGAAGGACGCTTAATCCAGGACGGTATCGACCGACTGGAAGCACAAGGCGTAACCGATATTCTGGTCGTACCTCTATTTGTTTCATCCGGGAGTACACATGTGGATGAAATTGAATATGCCATTGGTGCAAAGGAAACACCTGATCGCGAAACGGATCTGGAGCCGTTCCATGTCAAGGCTCGGGTTCACTTCGGTTATCCAGTAGATAACGATCCGGATATTGCCGTGATGGTGTGGGATAAGGTCAAGTCACTCTCGCAGCAGCCTGAGCAGGAGACAATTCTGCTGGTGGGACATGGGAGTATTCATGATGGTTTTCGCGAGCGTTGGGAAGCCGGAATTTCTTCCCTTGCAGAGCTTGTGCAGGAAGTTAGTGGTGTAGCCCATACGGATTATGCGTTGTTGAATCCGGAGAGTGTGTATGACAAAGTGAAGTACTGGAGCGAAGAGCGGGGGAACCGGGTTATTGTGGCGCCGCTGTTTTTGAGTGCCGGTTACTTCACGAGGAACGTAATTCCGGACCGATTGAAGGAACTGGATTATGAGTATAGTGGTGAGACGCTGCTGCCACATCCATTACTTGGGCAGTGGCTGGAACGCCAGATCCAGATATTGCTGGAGAGATGTAATGAGGTTGGGGCTTCTTCTTGA
- a CDS encoding YerC/YecD family TrpR-related protein, whose product MQLKKLNDKSIEQLFEAILTLKDIEECYVFFDDLCTVNEIQSMSQRLEVARMLGKGNTYNQIEAETGASTATISRVKRCLNYGNDGYKMTLERLGR is encoded by the coding sequence ATGCAGCTGAAAAAGCTAAATGATAAAAGCATTGAACAACTATTTGAGGCTATTTTGACGTTAAAAGATATTGAAGAGTGTTATGTTTTCTTTGATGACCTCTGCACAGTAAACGAGATCCAATCCATGTCCCAACGGCTGGAAGTGGCTCGTATGTTGGGTAAAGGCAATACGTATAACCAGATTGAAGCAGAGACAGGTGCGAGCACAGCTACAATCTCACGTGTGAAACGCTGCCTGAATTACGGAAATGATGGTTATAAAATGACGCTGGAACGCCTGGGACGCTAA